Proteins from a single region of Schistocerca gregaria isolate iqSchGreg1 chromosome 3, iqSchGreg1.2, whole genome shotgun sequence:
- the LOC126353816 gene encoding lateral signaling target protein 2-like isoform X2, whose product MESIRKWFYKPKKDDPSLLAQFFYADEALNVVAAELDSFDGRKDQERCLALVNHLRQCQHKVLTICNRIMDDVIPCDRANRDFRVKFPDDVMQENLAGQLWFGAECLAAGSSIMNRESESAAMRPLAKALTKALENVRNLLREQCLRGGTSGSGGEAFGERLQEALKIFDRLFAEFELCYVSALVPVKTPREYELQQLVVVLFSETLQRALNMKLLTQEMVDDYDPALMFTIPRLAIVSGLLIFPDGPLCLDKTPADMSEMFRPFRTLLYKIRELLWTLNKKELYTLEKLLCSAEEPSEFCTANGGQSLESQITPEELESNNLSDLPAKYPTVPDLDDFVKRFYIDYPSCKQFVSDFYSSTASGLNERLAASENCVVGNWENQDESEDDTEWVTESSEGETVVTEVCYGENGAVTQGETSGRMSASIANMAEHLNSVSDSSRQPKKQFQPVNGAPSDESDTSTVCGALEQLTVVSTLPFPSSTLIASDFTVQDDDNLIFHSRHRSAETEESIKNTAKHLGHISACASTAEGRVGLSNSTSDRHRWALQRTSSMDDHQGSSASGSQEVLSPASVTVSRIHGEEEASTQSPIDSGVGTVVSCSDTGSLSDRSPDTPAAAEHRVQPEQDSSEQQQWHLETIPCTCTLSSRTVLHSPQGVTPSATDTNVDSVVNIKDAGELRIKILNIPAKEHKINNVTESDILNNLDYQSTVRAATTCLSPSYNYVDNVPNAHAPSEHLSESSTFHRHDRCVLRTVSDLQGASASTEDLSRNEDQDGREKWVGVATGDGQCSLCSGNEVRIQNQTRVLLLSSELDYAGNWDYLRRQNSSEVASSSGLKPEASSVPERKKATGTRWRGKRRGLSPGSQRVGKKEMSTPPKAVPIQASRNLEVPVAGSYSSTCSSCPSSATVSSDSCSMSSDTSSFNSECQDDEEIALAMQAAEIANRNEARAKFRSSEDLVHRLFVCIAGVADQLQTNFAGDLRNILKCVFLMSASQTTDSSESSDQDLQEQECPSPDENGVEHAEEAWESAVEAPPPWVPDIMAPRCMACAAAFTVVRRRHHCRNCGKVFCARCSSNSVPLPRYGHVKPVRVCNRCFVYQVTPFTLEESTPTRS is encoded by the exons TGTCTTGCTGCTGGTTCTAGTATTATGAATCGGGAAAGTGAAAGTGCAGCTATGAGACCACTTGCTAAGGCACTAACGAAGGCCTTAGAAAATGTAAGGAATCTTCTGCGTGAACAGTGCTTGCGTGGAGGAACGAGTGGAAGTGGTGGTGAGGCCTTTGGGGAGAGACTTCAAGAGGCTCTCAAGATATTTGACAGGCTGTTTGCCGAGTTTGAGTTGTGCTATGTGAGTGCTCTGGTTCCTGTCAAGACCCCACGTGAATATGAGCTGCAGCAGCTTGTTGTTGTACTCTTCTCCGAGACACTGCAACG GGCCCTAAACATGAAACTTTTAACTCAGGAAATGGTGGATGACTATGACCCAGCACTCATGTTTACAATTCCGAGGCTAGCAATTGTTAGTGGTCTTCTTATTTTCCCTGATGGTCCTCTCTGCTTGGATAAAACACCAGCAGATATGTCTGAAATGTTCAGACCATTTAGA ACTTTGCTCTACAAGATAAGAGAGCTGCTATGGACACTTAACAAAAAGGAACTCTACACTTTGGAGAAGCTGCTCTGCTCTGCTGAAGAGCCCAGTGAATTCTGTACTGCAAATGGTGGTCAGAGCCTGGAGTCCCAGATTACACCAGAAGAACTAGAATCAAACAATCTTTCTGATCTTCCTGCAAAATACCCAACAGTTCCTGATCTAGATGACTTTGTTAAGCGTTTTTATATTGATTATCCTAGTTGTAAACAGTTTGTATCAGATTTCTACAGTTCTACAGCATCTGGACTAAATGAAAGGCTGGCAGCATCTGAAAATTGTGTTGTCGGTAACTGGGAAAACCAAGATGAAAGTGAAGATGACACTGAATGGGTTACCGAATCCTCAGAGGGAGAAACAGTAGTGACTGAAGTATGTTATGGTGAAAATGGTGCCGTAACTCAGGGTGAAACCAGCGGAAGGATGTCTGCCAGCATTGCAAATATGGCGGAGCATCTAAATTCAGTGTCAGACTCCTCCAGACAACCCAAAAAACAATTCCAACCAGTGAATGGTGCTCCTTCGGATGAGTCTGACACATCAACTGTTTGTGGGGCATTAGAACAATTGACAGTTGTCAGTACACTTCCGTTTCCCTCTTCAACTCTTATAGCATCAGACTTTACAGTTCAAGATGATGACAACTTAATATTTCATTCGAGGCACCGTTCAGCGGAAACCGAGGAAAGTATTAAGAATACTGCCAAACATCTCGGACACATCAGTGCTTGTGCCAGTACTGCTGAAGGAAGAGTTGGGCTCTCAAATAGTACTTCAGACAGACACAGGTGGGCACTGCAAAGAACTAGTTCTATGGATGATCACCAGGGATCTTCTGCAAGTGGTTCTCAGGAGGTCCTCTCACCAGCTAGTGTGACAGTGAGCAGAATACATGGTGAAGAAGAAGCAAGCACACAGTCACCAATAGACTCAGGAGTTGGTACAGTAGTAAGCTGCAGTGATACAGGAAGTCTTTCTGACAGGTCTCCAGACACTCCTGCTGCAGCAGAGCACAGGGTCCAGCCTGAGCAAGATAGCAGTGAACAGCAGCAGTGGCATTTGGAAACCATCCCATGTACATGTACCCTTAGCTCCCGGACAGTTTTGCATTCCCCACAGGGTGTGACACCAAGTGCAACTGACACAAATGTTGACTCGGTAGTTAATATTAAGGATGCGGGTGAACTGAGAatcaaaattttgaatattccTGCTAAGGagcataaaataaataatgtgacAGAAAGTGATATTTTAAATAATCTGGATTACCAGAGTACTGTGCGTGCAGCAACTACTTGTTTATCTCCTTCCTATAACTATGTTGATAATGTTCCTAATGCTCATGCCCCAAGTGAACATTTATCAGAGAGCAGCACTTTTCATAGACACGATAGGTGTGTTTTGAGAACTGTAAGTGATTTGCAAGGTGCTAGTGCATCAACAGAAGATCTTTCTAGAAATGAAGACCAGGATGGAAGGGAAAAGTGGGTCGGTGTAGCTACAGGAGACGGTCAGTGTTCCCTTTGTAGTGGAAATGAAGTTCGTATTCAAAATCAGACAAGGGTTCTCTTACTCAGCTCAGAATTGGACTATGCAGGAAATTGGGATTATCTCAGGAGGCAAAATTCCTCTGAGGTTGCTAGTTCTTCTGGATTAAAGCCAGAGGCCTCATCTGTGCCTGAGCGGAAAAAAGCGACGGGAACGCGATGGAGGGGGAAAAGGAGAGGATTGTCTCCTGGAAGCCAGCGAGTGGGAAAGAAGGAGATGTCCACACCTCCGAAGGCTGTTCCAATACAGGCATCAAG GAACTTGGAGGTGCCAGTAGCAGGCAGCTACTCCTCTACTTGTTCCAGTTGTCCCAGTTCCGCCACAGTCAGCTCAGACAG CTGTAGTATGAGCAGTGATACATCATCATTCAACTCAGAGTgccaagatgatgaagaaattgcttTAGCTATGCAGGCTGCGGAAATTGCAAATCGTAATGAAGCAAGGGCAAAATTTAG GTCAAGTGAAGATTTGGTACATCGCCTCTTCGTTTGCATTGCTGGTGTAGCAGATCAGCTACAGACAAACTTTGCTGGAGACTTGAGGAACATTCTTAAGTGTGTCTTCCTAATGAGTGCCTCTCAGACTACTGATAGCAGTGAAAGCTCAGACCAAGATTTACAGGAACAAGAATGCCCTTCTCCAGATGAAAATG GTGTGGAGCACGCTGAAGAAGCGTGGGAGTCAGCAGTGGAAGCGCCGCCGCCGTGGGTTCCTGACATCATGGCTCCCCGTTGTATGGCGTGTGCTGCCGCGTTCACTGTCGTCCGGCGCCGTCACCACTGTCGCAACTGTGGAAAG GTATTCTGTGCCCGATGCAGCTCCAATTCAGTCCCACTGCCAAGGTATGGGCACGTCAAGCCTGTCAGAGTCTGCAACCGCTGCTTCGTGTATCAGGTGACGCCATTCACATTGGAGGAGTCAACTCCTACACGATCCTAG
- the LOC126353816 gene encoding lateral signaling target protein 2-like isoform X3 translates to MESIRKWFYKPKKDDPSLLAQFFYADEALNVVAAELDSFDGRKDQERCLALVNHLRQCQHKVLTICNRIMDDVIPCDRANRDFRVKFPDDVMQENLAGQLWFGAECLAAGSSIMNRESESAAMRPLAKALTKALENVRNLLREQCLRGGTSGSGGEAFGERLQEALKIFDRLFAEFELCYVSALVPVKTPREYELQQLVVVLFSETLQRALNMKLLTQEMVDDYDPALMFTIPRLAIVSGLLIFPDGPLCLDKTPADMSEMFRPFRTLLYKIRELLWTLNKKELYTLEKLLCSAEEPSEFCTANGGQSLESQITPEELESNNLSDLPAKYPTVPDLDDFVKRFYIDYPSCKQFVSDFYSSTASGLNERLAASENCVVGNWENQDESEDDTEWVTESSEGETVVTEVCYGENGAVTQGETSGRMSASIANMAEHLNSVSDSSRQPKKQFQPVNGAPSDESDTSTVCGALEQLTVVSTLPFPSSTLIASDFTVQDDDNLIFHSRHRSAETEESIKNTAKHLGHISACASTAEGRVGLSNSTSDRHRWALQRTSSMDDHQGSSASGSQEVLSPASVTVSRIHGEEEASTQSPIDSGVGTVVSCSDTGSLSDRSPDTPAAAEHRVQPEQDSSEQQQWHLETIPCTCTLSSRTVLHSPQGVTPSATDTNVDSVVNIKDAGELRIKILNIPAKEHKINNVTESDILNNLDYQSTVRAATTCLSPSYNYVDNVPNAHAPSEHLSESSTFHRHDRCVLRTVSDLQGASASTEDLSRNEDQDGREKWVGVATGDGQCSLCSGNEVRIQNQTRVLLLSSELDYAGNWDYLRRQNSSEVASSSGLKPEASSVPERKKATGTRWRGKRRGLSPGSQRVGKKEMSTPPKAVPIQASRNLEVPVAGSYSSTCSSCPSSATVSSDSCSMSSDTSSFNSECQDDEEIALAMQAAEIANRNEARAKFRSSEDLVHRLFVCIAGVADQLQTNFAGDLRNILKCVFLMSASQTTDSSESSDQDLQEQECPSPDENGVEHAEEAWESAVEAPPPWVPDIMAPRCMACAAAFTVVRRRHHCRNCGKVFCARCSSNSVPLPRYGHVKPVRVCNRCFVYQVCQ, encoded by the exons TGTCTTGCTGCTGGTTCTAGTATTATGAATCGGGAAAGTGAAAGTGCAGCTATGAGACCACTTGCTAAGGCACTAACGAAGGCCTTAGAAAATGTAAGGAATCTTCTGCGTGAACAGTGCTTGCGTGGAGGAACGAGTGGAAGTGGTGGTGAGGCCTTTGGGGAGAGACTTCAAGAGGCTCTCAAGATATTTGACAGGCTGTTTGCCGAGTTTGAGTTGTGCTATGTGAGTGCTCTGGTTCCTGTCAAGACCCCACGTGAATATGAGCTGCAGCAGCTTGTTGTTGTACTCTTCTCCGAGACACTGCAACG GGCCCTAAACATGAAACTTTTAACTCAGGAAATGGTGGATGACTATGACCCAGCACTCATGTTTACAATTCCGAGGCTAGCAATTGTTAGTGGTCTTCTTATTTTCCCTGATGGTCCTCTCTGCTTGGATAAAACACCAGCAGATATGTCTGAAATGTTCAGACCATTTAGA ACTTTGCTCTACAAGATAAGAGAGCTGCTATGGACACTTAACAAAAAGGAACTCTACACTTTGGAGAAGCTGCTCTGCTCTGCTGAAGAGCCCAGTGAATTCTGTACTGCAAATGGTGGTCAGAGCCTGGAGTCCCAGATTACACCAGAAGAACTAGAATCAAACAATCTTTCTGATCTTCCTGCAAAATACCCAACAGTTCCTGATCTAGATGACTTTGTTAAGCGTTTTTATATTGATTATCCTAGTTGTAAACAGTTTGTATCAGATTTCTACAGTTCTACAGCATCTGGACTAAATGAAAGGCTGGCAGCATCTGAAAATTGTGTTGTCGGTAACTGGGAAAACCAAGATGAAAGTGAAGATGACACTGAATGGGTTACCGAATCCTCAGAGGGAGAAACAGTAGTGACTGAAGTATGTTATGGTGAAAATGGTGCCGTAACTCAGGGTGAAACCAGCGGAAGGATGTCTGCCAGCATTGCAAATATGGCGGAGCATCTAAATTCAGTGTCAGACTCCTCCAGACAACCCAAAAAACAATTCCAACCAGTGAATGGTGCTCCTTCGGATGAGTCTGACACATCAACTGTTTGTGGGGCATTAGAACAATTGACAGTTGTCAGTACACTTCCGTTTCCCTCTTCAACTCTTATAGCATCAGACTTTACAGTTCAAGATGATGACAACTTAATATTTCATTCGAGGCACCGTTCAGCGGAAACCGAGGAAAGTATTAAGAATACTGCCAAACATCTCGGACACATCAGTGCTTGTGCCAGTACTGCTGAAGGAAGAGTTGGGCTCTCAAATAGTACTTCAGACAGACACAGGTGGGCACTGCAAAGAACTAGTTCTATGGATGATCACCAGGGATCTTCTGCAAGTGGTTCTCAGGAGGTCCTCTCACCAGCTAGTGTGACAGTGAGCAGAATACATGGTGAAGAAGAAGCAAGCACACAGTCACCAATAGACTCAGGAGTTGGTACAGTAGTAAGCTGCAGTGATACAGGAAGTCTTTCTGACAGGTCTCCAGACACTCCTGCTGCAGCAGAGCACAGGGTCCAGCCTGAGCAAGATAGCAGTGAACAGCAGCAGTGGCATTTGGAAACCATCCCATGTACATGTACCCTTAGCTCCCGGACAGTTTTGCATTCCCCACAGGGTGTGACACCAAGTGCAACTGACACAAATGTTGACTCGGTAGTTAATATTAAGGATGCGGGTGAACTGAGAatcaaaattttgaatattccTGCTAAGGagcataaaataaataatgtgacAGAAAGTGATATTTTAAATAATCTGGATTACCAGAGTACTGTGCGTGCAGCAACTACTTGTTTATCTCCTTCCTATAACTATGTTGATAATGTTCCTAATGCTCATGCCCCAAGTGAACATTTATCAGAGAGCAGCACTTTTCATAGACACGATAGGTGTGTTTTGAGAACTGTAAGTGATTTGCAAGGTGCTAGTGCATCAACAGAAGATCTTTCTAGAAATGAAGACCAGGATGGAAGGGAAAAGTGGGTCGGTGTAGCTACAGGAGACGGTCAGTGTTCCCTTTGTAGTGGAAATGAAGTTCGTATTCAAAATCAGACAAGGGTTCTCTTACTCAGCTCAGAATTGGACTATGCAGGAAATTGGGATTATCTCAGGAGGCAAAATTCCTCTGAGGTTGCTAGTTCTTCTGGATTAAAGCCAGAGGCCTCATCTGTGCCTGAGCGGAAAAAAGCGACGGGAACGCGATGGAGGGGGAAAAGGAGAGGATTGTCTCCTGGAAGCCAGCGAGTGGGAAAGAAGGAGATGTCCACACCTCCGAAGGCTGTTCCAATACAGGCATCAAG GAACTTGGAGGTGCCAGTAGCAGGCAGCTACTCCTCTACTTGTTCCAGTTGTCCCAGTTCCGCCACAGTCAGCTCAGACAG CTGTAGTATGAGCAGTGATACATCATCATTCAACTCAGAGTgccaagatgatgaagaaattgcttTAGCTATGCAGGCTGCGGAAATTGCAAATCGTAATGAAGCAAGGGCAAAATTTAG GTCAAGTGAAGATTTGGTACATCGCCTCTTCGTTTGCATTGCTGGTGTAGCAGATCAGCTACAGACAAACTTTGCTGGAGACTTGAGGAACATTCTTAAGTGTGTCTTCCTAATGAGTGCCTCTCAGACTACTGATAGCAGTGAAAGCTCAGACCAAGATTTACAGGAACAAGAATGCCCTTCTCCAGATGAAAATG GTGTGGAGCACGCTGAAGAAGCGTGGGAGTCAGCAGTGGAAGCGCCGCCGCCGTGGGTTCCTGACATCATGGCTCCCCGTTGTATGGCGTGTGCTGCCGCGTTCACTGTCGTCCGGCGCCGTCACCACTGTCGCAACTGTGGAAAG GTATTCTGTGCCCGATGCAGCTCCAATTCAGTCCCACTGCCAAGGTATGGGCACGTCAAGCCTGTCAGAGTCTGCAACCGCTGCTTCGTGTATCAG